One part of the Aquificaceae bacterium genome encodes these proteins:
- a CDS encoding Mrp/NBP35 family ATP-binding protein, protein MAIKDIMEALRDEVVNNSRLSELVKDIKLIGRTLEIVYRLPQKGLEEDIVEKTRNALEKVPDVEDIKVRFVEDIPAQPVMGAPIFTRRRVPGIKHLIAVGSGKGGVGKSTVSANLALALSKLGYRVGLLDADIYGPSIPTIMGVKGQRVHVDESNKIIPIEKYGIKLLSIGFLLPSEDTPVIWRGPMLMKALTQFLFDVKWGELDYLILDLPPGTGDVQLTLAQNVHMGGAVVVTTPQDVALADVKKAVAMFKEVQIPILGVIENMAYFVCPDSGKKYYIFGKGRVAEFATTYGLKILGSIPIDPELAETSDLGRPVVESHPDSDTARAFISIAKLISDITERR, encoded by the coding sequence ATGGCTATAAAGGATATTATGGAAGCACTCAGAGATGAGGTGGTTAACAACTCCAGACTTTCTGAATTAGTCAAAGACATAAAGCTTATAGGAAGAACCCTTGAGATAGTGTATAGACTTCCTCAAAAGGGTCTTGAGGAAGATATTGTGGAAAAGACCAGAAATGCTCTTGAGAAGGTGCCAGATGTAGAGGATATAAAGGTTAGATTTGTAGAGGACATTCCCGCACAACCTGTAATGGGTGCTCCCATTTTTACCAGAAGAAGAGTGCCTGGCATAAAGCATCTTATCGCAGTTGGTAGTGGAAAGGGTGGCGTGGGTAAGTCTACTGTTTCCGCAAACCTTGCCCTTGCTCTTTCAAAGCTTGGATATAGGGTTGGTCTTTTGGATGCGGACATATACGGACCAAGTATTCCCACCATAATGGGTGTGAAGGGTCAGCGAGTACATGTGGACGAAAGCAACAAAATAATACCCATAGAAAAGTATGGAATAAAACTGCTTTCTATAGGTTTTTTGCTTCCCTCCGAGGACACACCAGTTATATGGCGTGGTCCCATGCTTATGAAGGCACTCACGCAGTTTCTCTTTGACGTAAAATGGGGAGAGCTTGACTACCTTATACTTGACCTACCACCAGGCACTGGAGACGTTCAGCTCACTCTTGCTCAAAACGTGCATATGGGTGGTGCGGTGGTGGTGACCACTCCTCAGGATGTGGCTTTGGCGGATGTGAAGAAAGCGGTAGCCATGTTCAAAGAGGTTCAAATACCCATTCTTGGTGTTATAGAAAATATGGCTTACTTTGTATGCCCCGATAGTGGCAAGAAATATTACATTTTTGGAAAGGGTAGGGTGGCAGAGTTTGCCACCACCTATGGGCTTAAGATACTCGGTTCAATACCCATTGACCCAGAGCTTGCGGAGACCTCTGACCTTGGAAGACCAGTGGTAGAAAGTCATCCAGACTCAGATACCGCAAGGGCTTTTATAAGCATAGCAAAGCTAATTAGCGACATAACGGAAAGGAGGTAA
- a CDS encoding epoxyqueuosine reductase QueH, whose protein sequence is MKILVHICCAPDAVYFLKRLREDYPESDIVGFFYDPNIHPYEEYKLRLLETKRICGELGIELIEGEYDLEGWLSAVKGYEDEPERGKRCAICFDYRLLRSLEVAKELGATHLTTTLLMSPKKEFLMLKESGQKVCQNSGIEFLALDYRKGGGTQEMFRLSKELELYHQDYCGCIYGLFKQKKGPVQWDLVSFGGRRPGSKEELTFIKEIRLFVQGELNLSCREWEFGFLNWKVLQGKLEVNGQTIPSFVRPYSPSIRGILKADPVEKIGRVIYYNKGGLRVILTEGLRDEALEYPDNLCNPTFLVPREYEESLLRNRVSAELQTEISPDKSLILLIGSLDAEDIAYLPADTLQDGTGISLEWLKEFLRKEQRDIALGRKAYLLVGASTLGNPGVRYFEERTGKKVRSFLCSQTS, encoded by the coding sequence ATGAAGATTCTGGTCCATATATGTTGCGCACCCGATGCGGTTTACTTTTTGAAAAGGCTAAGGGAAGACTACCCAGAGTCCGATATAGTGGGCTTTTTCTACGACCCTAATATCCATCCTTACGAAGAGTATAAGCTTAGGCTTTTGGAAACAAAAAGGATATGTGGAGAGCTTGGCATAGAACTCATAGAAGGAGAATACGACTTGGAGGGTTGGCTTTCTGCGGTAAAAGGCTATGAGGATGAACCAGAAAGGGGAAAAAGATGTGCTATATGCTTTGATTACAGGCTTCTTAGAAGCCTTGAAGTGGCAAAGGAACTTGGTGCAACTCACCTTACCACCACCTTGCTTATGAGTCCAAAGAAGGAGTTTCTAATGCTAAAAGAGAGTGGACAAAAGGTGTGCCAAAACTCAGGCATTGAGTTCTTAGCCTTGGACTATCGCAAAGGTGGTGGCACTCAAGAGATGTTCAGGCTTTCAAAGGAGCTGGAGCTATACCATCAAGACTACTGCGGATGCATATACGGGCTTTTTAAACAGAAAAAGGGTCCAGTGCAATGGGATTTGGTCTCTTTTGGTGGCAGAAGACCGGGAAGCAAGGAGGAGTTGACCTTTATAAAAGAAATAAGGCTTTTTGTCCAAGGTGAACTAAATCTTTCTTGCAGGGAGTGGGAGTTTGGCTTTCTCAATTGGAAAGTTTTGCAAGGAAAACTTGAAGTCAATGGTCAGACAATCCCATCCTTTGTAAGACCCTACTCTCCATCTATAAGAGGTATTTTAAAGGCAGACCCTGTGGAGAAGATAGGAAGGGTAATATACTATAACAAGGGCGGTCTAAGGGTAATTTTGACAGAAGGCTTGAGAGATGAAGCTCTTGAGTATCCTGATAACCTTTGCAACCCAACCTTTCTTGTCCCACGGGAGTATGAGGAGAGCCTTTTGAGAAACAGAGTCTCCGCAGAGCTCCAGACAGAGATAAGCCCAGACAAGTCTCTTATTTTACTTATAGGTAGTTTGGATGCGGAAGATATAGCTTACCTGCCTGCGGACACCCTTCAGGATGGGACAGGAATAAGCTTGGAATGGTTAAAGGAGTTTCTAAGAAAAGAGCAAAGGGACATAGCTTTGGGAAGAAAAGCCTACCTCTTGGTTGGTGCGAGCACTCTCGGAAACCCCGGAGTGAGATACTTTGAAGAAAGAACAGGTAAAAAGGTTAGGAGTTTTCTGTGTAGTCAAACCTCTTAG
- a CDS encoding peptide chain release factor 1 produces the protein MTGLKEVLERLLSFKADDYMVTSLYLKLGVEERTDRKYLRTFKNLVKAQREHLENRGLENHVLRSVEEDFKKIEDFLSEPENLKGCRAIAIFSSSSRGLFEVVKLPYTYKNRLIVDHDPLIREIAVIDEELGRIGVLLIDRKHARFFLMDLEGMREVLDFMEPLATRAHKFHSGGSGLKGAEGIMKFSMPARIGGPNVVQHSYGEYRFNMRIREERHRLFKLASDALMEAWKESKFDKLVIGSDREDIRDIENHLHPYLLERLIGYIEANPSYVEEEVKEKVYNLLYEKSKEEERKLVEELQELEGKGLAVNGTSRVLQQLYNGNVRLLLLADDFQKPGYVCEKSHLPLLTPDCPLEDKVYPVPDVVDEIIEFALEERARIKVIHLEELKKKIDGLACFMRFAL, from the coding sequence ATGACTGGGTTGAAAGAGGTCCTGGAAAGGCTTTTGAGTTTTAAAGCGGACGATTACATGGTCACAAGCCTCTATCTTAAGCTTGGTGTGGAAGAAAGAACAGACAGAAAGTATCTTAGAACCTTTAAAAACCTGGTTAAAGCTCAAAGGGAACACTTAGAGAACAGAGGATTAGAAAACCATGTTCTAAGGTCTGTGGAAGAGGACTTTAAGAAGATAGAGGATTTTCTTTCAGAACCTGAAAATCTAAAAGGATGCAGAGCAATAGCCATCTTTTCCTCCTCTTCCAGAGGACTTTTTGAAGTTGTTAAGCTACCATACACCTACAAAAACAGGCTCATAGTAGACCACGACCCTCTTATAAGAGAAATAGCGGTAATTGACGAAGAGCTTGGTAGAATAGGAGTGCTACTCATAGACAGAAAGCATGCACGCTTTTTCCTTATGGACCTTGAGGGAATGAGGGAGGTTTTGGACTTTATGGAGCCTCTTGCCACAAGGGCACATAAATTCCACTCGGGAGGTAGTGGGCTTAAGGGAGCAGAAGGTATTATGAAGTTTTCTATGCCTGCAAGAATAGGTGGACCAAACGTGGTCCAACATTCTTATGGCGAATACAGGTTTAATATGAGGATAAGAGAAGAAAGGCATAGGCTCTTTAAATTGGCAAGTGATGCTCTTATGGAAGCATGGAAAGAGAGCAAATTTGACAAACTGGTTATAGGCTCTGATAGGGAGGATATAAGGGATATAGAAAACCATCTCCATCCATACCTATTGGAAAGGCTCATAGGATACATAGAGGCAAATCCATCCTATGTGGAAGAGGAAGTCAAGGAAAAGGTATACAACCTCCTTTATGAAAAGAGTAAAGAAGAGGAGAGGAAATTGGTAGAGGAACTGCAGGAGTTGGAAGGTAAGGGACTTGCGGTAAATGGAACTTCAAGGGTATTACAGCAACTCTACAACGGAAATGTAAGGCTTTTGCTACTTGCGGATGACTTTCAAAAGCCGGGATATGTATGTGAAAAGTCCCACTTACCTCTCCTTACACCAGATTGCCCGTTGGAGGACAAGGTTTATCCAGTGCCAGATGTGGTAGATGAAATTATTGAGTTTGCTCTTGAAGAAAGAGCAAGGATTAAGGTTATACATTTAGAAGAATTAAAGAAGAAAATAGATGGGCTTGCCTGCTTTATGCGGTTTGCTCTATGA
- the mazG gene encoding nucleoside triphosphate pyrophosphohydrolase, with amino-acid sequence MEAFDELLRIMEELRSKCPWDRSQTHETLKKYLIEEAYELLDAIDSGDDEKLKEELGDLLLQVVFHSQIAKERSAFDIEEVIQRLNKKLIERHPHVFGCETPEEVLKNWEERKLKDRESILDGVPKSLPALMRSQKLQDRASLVGFDFERPEQVIEKIMEELQELREAMTSGDRRELEHELGDLLTAVVELGRLLKLDAELCLQKANDRFEKRFRYMEKRAKEMGKDLRQMTLEEMDALWLEAKRFDYTENS; translated from the coding sequence ATGGAAGCTTTTGATGAGCTTTTGAGGATTATGGAGGAGCTTCGCTCTAAGTGTCCTTGGGATAGGTCTCAAACTCACGAGACTTTGAAGAAGTATCTTATAGAGGAAGCTTACGAGCTTCTTGATGCTATTGATTCTGGAGACGATGAAAAACTAAAGGAAGAGCTCGGAGACCTTTTGCTTCAGGTGGTTTTCCACTCTCAGATAGCAAAGGAGAGGTCCGCTTTTGACATAGAGGAGGTAATCCAAAGGCTTAATAAAAAGCTCATAGAGCGTCATCCCCATGTCTTTGGCTGTGAAACTCCGGAAGAGGTGCTCAAAAACTGGGAGGAGAGAAAGCTAAAGGATAGGGAAAGCATTCTTGACGGTGTTCCCAAGAGCCTTCCTGCACTTATGAGGTCTCAGAAACTTCAAGATAGAGCAAGTCTTGTAGGCTTTGACTTTGAGAGACCAGAGCAGGTAATAGAGAAAATAATGGAGGAACTTCAAGAGCTAAGAGAAGCCATGACCTCTGGAGATAGAAGAGAGCTTGAGCATGAGCTGGGAGACCTTCTCACTGCGGTGGTAGAGCTTGGAAGACTTCTTAAACTTGATGCGGAACTATGCCTTCAAAAGGCAAATGACAGGTTTGAAAAGAGGTTTAGATATATGGAAAAGAGGGCAAAGGAAATGGGTAAAGACCTAAGGCAGATGACCCTTGAGGAAATGGACGCCTTGTGGCTTGAGGCTAAGAGGTTTGACTACACAGAAAACTCCTAA
- a CDS encoding cysteine desulfurase family protein: MFVKKAGKRVVYLDHIATTPVAEEVLQAMLPYFREHFGNPTSLHSFGQVAKKAINEAREKLAVLTNANSPEEFIFTSGGIEANNLAIKGIAEAYEKKGRHIITTEIEHHSILHPLKSLEKRGWEVTYLKPDKYGLIDPQQLADAVRPDTVLVSIGHSNREIGTIQNIKELVKAAKEKNPKVIFHTDACPTLGHYPVDLKDWGVDAASFTAHLMYGPKGVGALWTRKGVKIRPLIEGGTQERGVRAGTENVPGIVGFGAACELAMKELPERMERLSSYRDRLKRGLEERLDMIEFTGHPTQRLPHHLSLIVHLIEGEAMLLRLDLMGIETASGSACVSLALKQSHVLFAIGVPKEVANGSIVFSFGRDNTEEDVDYVLEEFPKTVKLLRELSPFTPENWEQYVKGRK, translated from the coding sequence ATGTTTGTTAAAAAAGCGGGTAAAAGGGTAGTTTACTTAGACCACATTGCAACAACACCAGTAGCGGAAGAAGTCCTACAGGCTATGCTTCCCTACTTTAGAGAGCACTTTGGAAACCCCACGTCTCTGCATAGCTTTGGACAGGTGGCAAAAAAGGCTATAAACGAAGCAAGGGAAAAACTGGCAGTCCTTACAAACGCCAATAGTCCCGAAGAATTTATATTCACCTCTGGTGGTATAGAAGCTAACAATTTAGCCATAAAGGGTATAGCGGAGGCTTATGAGAAGAAGGGAAGACATATAATTACCACGGAGATAGAGCACCACTCCATATTGCACCCTCTAAAAAGCCTTGAGAAGAGGGGTTGGGAGGTAACCTACCTAAAGCCAGACAAGTATGGACTTATAGACCCACAACAGCTGGCGGATGCGGTCAGACCAGATACGGTTCTTGTAAGCATAGGGCACTCCAACAGAGAAATAGGAACTATACAAAACATAAAGGAGCTCGTAAAAGCTGCAAAGGAGAAAAATCCAAAGGTTATCTTTCACACAGACGCCTGCCCCACACTGGGACACTATCCTGTAGACTTAAAGGATTGGGGTGTAGATGCTGCTTCCTTTACCGCACACCTTATGTATGGACCTAAGGGTGTGGGTGCCTTGTGGACAAGGAAGGGTGTAAAGATAAGACCACTAATAGAAGGTGGAACTCAAGAAAGGGGTGTAAGGGCTGGAACGGAAAACGTGCCGGGTATAGTGGGCTTTGGTGCAGCCTGCGAGCTTGCCATGAAGGAACTGCCAGAAAGAATGGAAAGGCTCTCCTCATACAGAGACAGGCTAAAGAGGGGTCTTGAAGAAAGGCTTGATATGATAGAGTTTACGGGGCATCCCACACAAAGGCTACCGCATCATCTTTCTTTGATTGTCCACTTAATAGAAGGAGAAGCCATGCTCCTTAGGCTTGACCTAATGGGTATAGAGACCGCCTCTGGTTCCGCCTGCGTGTCTTTGGCTCTAAAGCAGTCTCATGTGCTCTTTGCCATAGGTGTTCCCAAAGAGGTGGCTAACGGCTCTATAGTTTTTAGCTTTGGAAGGGATAACACAGAAGAGGACGTGGACTATGTGCTTGAAGAGTTTCCAAAGACGGTAAAACTCCTCAGAGAGCTATCACCTTTTACGCCAGAAAACTGGGAGCAGTATGTAAAGGGTAGGAAATGA